From Bacillus basilensis, a single genomic window includes:
- a CDS encoding DUF1292 domain-containing protein, whose amino-acid sequence MNMSDIEVGEVFTLSDENNEDQEVEVLGAMDVEGAEYIAVAFVEDIQTESEDDIDIFFLKVEEDNEFSYIENDEEFDKVSAAFDKILDEQEQE is encoded by the coding sequence ATGAATATGTCTGATATTGAAGTTGGCGAAGTGTTTACTCTTAGCGATGAGAATAATGAGGATCAGGAAGTAGAAGTACTTGGAGCGATGGATGTCGAAGGCGCTGAATATATTGCGGTTGCCTTTGTAGAAGACATTCAAACAGAATCTGAGGATGACATTGATATTTTCTTTTTAAAAGTAGAAGAAGATAATGAGTTTTCATACATTGAAAACGATGAAGAATTTGATAAAGTATCTGCTGCTTTTGATAAAATTTTAGATGAGCAAGAGCAAGAATAA
- a CDS encoding pyruvate kinase — translation MVIKMTIDRVCTIGPASNKKETLAQLINNGMKIVRLNLSHGTHESHKDIIRLVKSIDDSIKILGDVQGPKIRLGEIKGEQITLQAGDSFILHTQPVTGSNKEASVDYAGITNDVKVGSRILMNDGEVELIVEKVSTDKIETKVKTGGNISSHKGVNLPGAIVSLPAITEKDKKDIQFLLEEDVDFIACSFVRKPSHIKEIRDYIQQYKETSPNVIAKIETMEAIENFQDICKEVDGIMIARGDLGVELPFQFIPLLQKMMIQECNRTNTYVITATQMLQSMVDHSIPTRAEVTDVFQAVLDGTNAVMLSAESASGEHPIESVRTLRLVAEFAEHVKKDGPFAMKDVLQLLHESLDE, via the coding sequence ATGGTGATAAAAATGACAATCGATCGAGTTTGTACAATTGGGCCAGCAAGTAATAAGAAAGAAACGTTAGCGCAGTTAATAAATAATGGTATGAAAATAGTGCGGTTGAATTTATCACATGGCACGCATGAAAGTCATAAAGACATCATTCGTTTAGTCAAATCGATAGATGATTCTATTAAAATTTTAGGGGATGTACAAGGTCCTAAAATAAGGTTAGGTGAAATAAAAGGAGAACAAATTACACTTCAGGCGGGAGATTCTTTTATTTTGCATACGCAACCAGTTACAGGGAGTAATAAGGAAGCAAGTGTTGATTATGCAGGAATCACGAATGATGTGAAAGTTGGTAGTAGAATTTTAATGAATGATGGAGAAGTTGAGTTAATCGTTGAAAAGGTAAGTACGGATAAAATAGAAACAAAGGTGAAAACAGGTGGTAATATCTCATCTCATAAAGGGGTGAACTTACCAGGGGCAATCGTTAGTTTACCAGCTATTACAGAGAAAGATAAAAAAGATATTCAGTTTCTTTTAGAAGAGGATGTTGATTTTATTGCATGTTCTTTCGTAAGAAAACCTAGCCATATAAAAGAAATACGAGATTATATACAACAGTATAAAGAAACTTCCCCTAATGTAATTGCAAAAATAGAAACGATGGAAGCAATCGAGAATTTTCAAGATATATGTAAAGAAGTAGATGGAATTATGATTGCAAGAGGGGATTTAGGAGTAGAGTTGCCGTTTCAATTTATTCCGCTCTTGCAGAAAATGATGATTCAGGAATGTAATCGAACGAATACATATGTAATTACTGCGACACAAATGCTGCAATCTATGGTAGATCATTCTATTCCAACAAGGGCTGAGGTGACGGATGTGTTTCAAGCTGTACTAGACGGGACAAATGCTGTTATGCTTTCTGCTGAAAGTGCGTCAGGAGAGCATCCGATTGAAAGTGTAAGAACATTACGTCTCGTTGCTGAATTTGCTGAGCATGTGAAAAAAGACGGTCCTTTTGCGATGAAAGATGTACTGCAATTACTGCATGAATCTCTGGATGAGTAA